AAACCGAGCACCCGTTTGATCTTGTCCGAGTTGACGTGATACGAGCGGTTGTCGTCCGTGGGTGTGTATTCAAGTTCGATGGTTGAGTCACCCAGAGTGTCACGCACCAGTTTGGCGATGTCTTCGACGGACCG
The window above is part of the Candidatus Angelobacter sp. genome. Proteins encoded here:
- a CDS encoding SDR family NAD-dependent epimerase/dehydratase gives rise to the protein RSVEDIAKLVRDTLGDSTIELEYTPTDDNRSYHVNSDKIKRVLGFEPEFNIEDAILSIAHAYKAGKIRDPFKNTLYSNIRRMQELKVK